Proteins from a single region of Ziziphus jujuba cultivar Dongzao chromosome 1, ASM3175591v1:
- the LOC107419554 gene encoding tyrosyl-DNA phosphodiesterase 1, translating to MAAQPQIGRLVPLNERLEEDASIPQIPIFQGVNFIGRDSISLSDKRLSRKHLTLNVSSDGSASLIVEGTNPVVVNSGNSRKKLYSRENETVIGGDIIELIPGHHFFMYVMLGGDKNASFLDTHKRVSDDGIEPGKGEAKRLRVVSEDKVSSRNPKTVEVEIKRRVEESNVVTKSGNSLSKRDTDGEAIRHFQVPKDKLPLTFRLLRVQGLPQWANTSCVSIGDVIEGDIHVAILSNYMVDIDWLIPACPTLAKIPQVLVIHGEGDGIVDHMKRKKPANWILHKPPLPISFGTHHSKAMLLVYPRGVRIIVHTANLIFVDWNNKSQGLWMQDFPWKGQNSPSKGCAFENDLIDYLSALKWPQFSVNLPTHGRFNINPSFFKNFDYTNAEVRLIASVPGYHNGTSLKKWGHMKLRTVLQECTFDKEFRKSPLVYQFSSLGSLDEKWMAEFASTMSSGSSEDKTPLGPGEPLIIWPTVEDVRCSLEGYAAGNAIPSPLKNVEKTFLRKYWAKWKASHTGRCRAMPHIKTFTRYNGQKLAWFLLTSANLSKAAWGALQKNNSQLMIRSYELGVLFLPSKRCSSGFSCTANDYPPEDKCESSESSREGRTELVTLNWERSSNTVSSSGVITLPVPYELPPQPYSSEDIPWSWDRRYNKKDVYGLVWPRHVQLYASQDS from the exons ATGGCTGCTCAACCTCAG ATTGGTCGTTTGGTTCCGCTTAACGAAAGGCTAGAAGAAGACGCTTCAATCCCCCAAATACCCATTTTTCAAGGCGTGAACTTTATAGGGCGCGACAGCATTTCCCTTTCGGACAAAAGACTCAGCCGCAAGCATCTCACTCTCAACGTTTCTTCGGATGGCTCGGCTAGTTTAATCGTG GAAGGAACCAATCCGGTTGTTGTTAATTCTGGGAACAGTAGGAAGAAGCTGTATTCTCGGGAAAATGAGACTGTTATTGGTGGTGATATTATTGAGTTGATTCCGGGGCATCATTTTTTCATGTATGTGATGTTGGGTGGTGATAAAAATGCATCTTTTCTTGATACTCATAAGAGGGTTTCAGATGATGGAATTGAACCTGGTAAAGGTGAGGCGAAGAGGTTGAGAGTTGTTTCTGAAGATAAAGTTTCTTCGAGAAATCCTAAG ACTGTTGAGGTGGAAATCAAACGGAGAGTGGAAGAAAGCAATGTAGTGACGAAGTCTGGGAACTCATTGTCCAAAAGAGACACTGATGGTGAGGCCATTCGCCATTTTCAAGTTCCAAAGGATAAATTACCGCTCACCTTTCGACTCTTGCGGGTTCAAGGACTCCCTCAGTGGGCAAATACGTCATGTGTTTCCATAGGGGATGTGATTGAG gGGGATATCCATGTCGCCATCCTTTCTAATTACATGGTAGACATTGATTGGCTGATACCTG CATGTCCTACACTTGCGAAAATCCCTCAAGTGCTGGTGATTCATGGTGAGGGTGATGGTATAGTGGATCATATGAAG agaaagaaaccTGCAAATTGGATTTTGCACAAACCACCATTACCAATCTCATTTGGTACGCATCACTCAAAAGCCATGCTTCTTGTGTATCCTCGAGGAGTTAGAATTATTGTACACACTGCAAACTTAATATTTGTGGATTGGAACAACAAAAGCCAAGGTTTGTGGATGCAAGATTTCCCCTGGAAAGGACAAAATAGTCCAAGCAAAGGATGTGCATTTGAAAATGACTTGATTGATTATCTCAGTGCACTGAAG TGGCCTCAGTTCTCTGTTAATTTGCCAACGCATGGAAGATTCAATATCAACCcatcatttttcaaaaactttgatTACACCAATGCTGAG GTGAGGTTAATTGCTTCTGTTCCTGGATATCATAACGGTACCAGTTTGAAAAAGTGGGGACATATGAAGCTACGCACTGTTCTGCAGGAGTGTACCTTTGATAAGGAGTTCAGGAAGTCTCCTCTTGTTTATCAG TTCTCCTCGCTTGGTTCATTGGATGAGAAGTGGATGGCAGAGTTTGCATCTACAATGTCGTCTGGTTCATCAGAAGATAAAACTCCTCTTGGTCCTGGAGAGCCACTAATTATATGGCCTACTGTAGAAGATGTCAGATGCTCTTTAGAG GGTTATGCAGCTGGAAATGCCATTCCAAGTCCATTGAAGAATGTTGAGAAAACATTCTTGAGGAAGTATTGGGCAAAATGGAAGGCAAGCCATACAGGGCGTTG TCGTGCAATGCCACATATAAAGACATTCACTCGTTATAATGGTCAGAAGCTTGC TTGGTTCTTGCTTACCTCAGCTAATCTAAGCAAAGCTGCCTGGGGAGCACTGCAGAAGAATAATTCCCAACTCATGATTCGATCATACGAG CTGGGAGTGCTGTTTCTACCATCTAAAAGATGCAGTTCTGGATTTTCTTGTACCGCAAATGACTATCCACCAGAG GATAAATGTGAATCATCAGAAAGTTCTAGAGAAGGGAGAACAGAACTGGTAACTCTGAACTGGGAAAGAAGCTCGAATACAGTTTCATCATCAGGAGTAATTACATTGCCTGTGCCTTATGAACTCCCTCCTCAACCATACTCATCTGAAG ATATACCTTGGTCTTGGGATCGAAGATATAACAAGAAGGATGTTTATGGTCTGGTTTGGCCCCGGCATGTACAGCTTTATGCTTCTCAAGATTCTTGA